Genomic window (Zingiber officinale cultivar Zhangliang chromosome 2B, Zo_v1.1, whole genome shotgun sequence):
GCTTTTTAGTTGTCTGTCCTAAAGGTCAAATCCAATTAGATATCTAAACGCATCACCATTAACGACCCATCATAAAATAGTATAATTAACAAGAACTGCCCTGTTGAGCTAACCCAACCCCCACATGATTGAGTCATTCAATCATATGCCAAAATGAAATGGACGTTCCAGAAAATATATTTGAGTTGAATATACGATATtctcaatttaaaaaaattacaagaatatATTTGGGCCACTATGTTAGGCAAATGTCTCTCATAATTTATCCCTTtcagaaaatataaaattatttaagaGGGCAACTAAGAGGACGACTTTATCTTTATTCCAATCGAGAGAGTATATTTTATTATACTTTAATATTAtgcaaagatttatttattttctaaaatactTTTAGGAAATTAATTACTGCCGATCAAATATTATAATCATTTGTTTATGCTctttttcaatattttattttccatTTCATAGTCTTAGTTGAAGATAACAATAGTTATATGCCTTGGCCTACATCACTGGTCGCATGCTTTTGCTTAGGACATTAGTTGTATCCTTTGCTCATGGTGTTAGACTTTGTTGCACCACTGATGGAAGAGATGTAAATTGTAGGTGGTCATAATTTTTTATTCGAGTTAATCAGAATctttaatatattaaatcaaatctaatttaaagatgtatgtttattatgatttttatcccaaaaaatcatttaaattctTTTGGAAGACTTTGAATGATTTAAtcctttttattaaaattattttaatttttttcatcgttagaattttaagattatttaaatatttatttagttaaTATTAAGACTTTATCTTTTTTATAAATAATCTTTATTTAGTTAATATTAggactttatatattttttttattgtgaaTCAATATTATTCGACTAAATCCAGAGACAACTTTAATGATTTTATGTATGAAATTCTTCTTGAAaattaaccacttcttcagtccgGCATCAACCACTTGTCACACAACCTCAATCACGTGGCTTGCCTAAATAAACTCATTATTATAGCACCACGTTTGCCTAGGCAAATGCGTTTCACTATTATAATTACCCTCAAAGAGACTCCTCTTTGGGAGCTCTCTACCAAAGTCCAAAGAACACCAAGAGGATCTTCTCTAGCTACAAATTTTTTAAGACAAAGATTACAAAGTGAAAATTCCCCTTAGTCATTACTTTTTGTGTGTTTGATGGCACATAATTAActagtaaaaaaaatgaaataaaaagattcAGAAACAGGCAAAGTGGTGGCGAAAGCATTGATGATTCATGCTTATTTATTTACATCAATTAATTCACCTTCTTCGAAAACAGAGCCTTGAGGCTAAAAAGGGTCCTGCTGCTTTCCCCAGCGGTGCGCTCACGCGCGCTCATCCCATCCTTATCGTCACCCCTGCAGCCCCGCTGGCTGCCCCGGTACCCGATGCACGTGTTCACGCTCAAGTGGAGCACCCTCGTGTCGGCGCCCGCGGTGGCTCTCCTCCCACTGAAGGTGCCCTTATCCCTCTTCCTGTGCTCGGCCCGCCGGATCTGCCACACCGGGCTGGACCGCCCGACCGGGACCCCACCGCTGGGCCGCCCGGGGCTCGACGCCCATCTCCTCCCTCCCACCGCGGTGGAGGCGTGGGGCTTCGAGGACTCCCCCCGCGAGTTGCTCCTCGAGCAAGGGGCGCTGCTCACTCTGCGTCCGGAGATCGATGTTCGCGGACGGACGCCGCCCGCCGCTGCGCTCCCGGCGGACCGGCTACGAGAAAAGGGCCAAATGTGGATGTTGAGCTCCGCGGCGGCGGCAGCGGCGCCGGCCCTGCGCTCCTTGCGGCGATCCTTCTCCTCCCCCGGCTTCTTCTCGCCGATCCGGAAGATGTCCTTCCAGCGCTTGGATCCCGAGGTCGGGGAGCAGGAGATCGAGGCCGTGATGTCGGCGTcgggaggcggaggcggaggatCTGACGCCGGCTCAGGCTCAGGTTCCGATTGCGATACGGGCGGGACGTCGGGATCGGGATGAGGAGTTGGGCGGAGGGAGAGGGTATGGAGGGGTAGGAGGATGCCGTCGGCGAAGAGCTCGTCGGCCGTGAGGAGCTGCGGCGGGGATTCGCTGGCGGCCCAGAACTGGAACTCCAGCGCGGAGGAGGAGGCGCTGCTGCTGCGCCTCGGGTTTCCTTCCGTGGACGCATCCAtttggaagaggaagaggaagaggaagaagtgaAGAATAAATACAAGGGGAGAGCTATGTACCTTTCAAAAGTAAGACCATGGCAAATTTTTAAAATGCCACTGAATATTTAATGACTTTTCAATAATATCCTAcaaaattctcttattattaaaaatatttttattttataattatttttttttaaaaatcttttttatagCCATGAAGTTTTTCACTCAAATATATTCAAGCAAAAGATCGAACTACTTTAGGGCCCTTAAGCTATTTAGATGatagaaattaaaataattacattccattgtaaatattttttatcccaaaatacctctcttttatattatACGGTAGCaattttagttaaattattttatagtgaaaattgaaataaatatgttaaaataattttaattaagtttgaataattttacttaatttagaatgatgtttatttttttaaaaaatattttgatacatTACTACTCAATGCGTGTGCgcgtaattttaattaaatcaaaataattttattttatattataataattttgattaaatatattataatagtaCTAAAATAAAaggtatttttaaataaaataaaataaaataaaatatcttttttttaaaaatatttttgtttaaaattagattttacaaatttataaatctaataaaaatattatttttgtatAATCTAAGTTTCTAAATTATGCCCGAACAATTTTGGAGTAGCAGTCTTTGGaattcaaattttgatatttttatttatttttaaaaatattctatcatTTTTTTATAAGTCcaatccttaaaaaaaattattcaccgACCACCAAAATAAATCCGAGAAGTACAGATGTTCATGATTTGACAGCCCAACGACCCAACATCACCAATAGTTCGAGCACGGTAAGCGATCGAAATACTCAACGTGAGAATTGAACCCTTCTCACTATTTGAGTTATTCGTCATGTCATTTATCATCACACCATATCATGTGactctaaatattttattattttttatatactaGGTATTCAGATCTTATAACCAAACTAATCTTGGGTAGATGGTCTGATTCTACATTCAACCCACTAAGTAAATTTAAGAAGTGCGATAGCTCTTGACGTAACGTCTCAACTACATCAATAGTTTAATTATCGTTGATATGTCCGTATGGAAATTGAACCATTGTTACTTGAAAAATGCACTATGCCTTTTACCATCACCCTATTAAGCCTTGAGTCCTAAATATTTTATGGTGGTAAAAAAAAAGACGAATATGTTTGCCCCCAGCGCCCCTGCcaatccgtcccagggccaacacggaggaggtaaatcacggacgactactaacctttggaatagtgactagtacataaggaAGTCCTAAATATTTTATGATTGAAGTAAAAGGGGATTAGCGCTTCTCCACTGCCAGACGCACATCATGTGGAAGGAAAATAAATTAGGGATGATTTTCAGCATACCGAGCGGCCTCCTAGATGAGAGGGTCTCTTGCACATGgcagctatttttttttttaaaattagaatcaAATATTCAACTTCTGCCGATTCATCATGGGGTAACAAGTTCAATtccttaaaaaattttcatcgaCTGTTAGCATAAATTAAAAGTGCTCAGGGTGGATAGTCTGAGTCCAGTGTATTACGTGGGAGGAGGTGAAAGGAGAATATGGAATGATTGTGGGGTGtattttaaatctaaaattaattatattcgCTCATAAATATGAATAATGGATCGGCACATGGGATGCGATTCAGGCCGCCACACTCAGTAAAGAGGCTTAGTAAATGTGGAAATGCCACTTGGGCTGAGCGCCCACGACCCCATCTGACCTAATTCGACTTCGTACGTTCATGTCTAAGTCAGGCTCAATTCGGTGACAGTCGGAACAGCTTAGCCAACGATCGAACCGGATCACGGTTGTACTGCAGCCACAGCGAGCATAGTGAATTGAGTAAGCCGATTGAAGAAGGCTGACCAAGTGAATCAATAACTCCGATGAGTCAGTGCTCGCCATTAGTCTCCTTTCTAACTTACTAATGCTTGTTTCTTTGTCATTTGAAGCCTTTAGGTCCAGTTTAAGACCTAAAGGCTTCAACTTATGGTGCTTTGTTACAGAAGAAGCTGAACACGACATATCAAGGTAACAGGGCCCTTTGACATTTACACGACATATCAATTATTAAATACTCAATTATTCATACAAGAATGTTGATCCAATAGCCGGGTTTAGCCTAGTAAGTCAGCTCAATGATCAATCGACGACTCGAACGGGTGAATCTTGATATGACGACGCACTACAAGTAAATTGTCCATCAGCCATCGATCGAATTAGCGATCAACTTTAAATTCTATTGCTAAATTAGCAACCAAATTAATGTTTGATTGCTAATTAGCGATTAAAAACAATCAAATTTAAATTGTCACTAAATTAGCAACTAAATTAATATTAGATCATTAATTAGtgatgaaatttaaatttcattaCTAATTAGTAACTGAATATTAATTCGATTGCTAAATTAGTGATGAAATTAATTCCGTCATTAATTAGATTGCTAATTTTTCATTGCTATTTTAGCTTTCTCATTTCTCACATCGCCCGGTCACTTTCCCAATTCTCATGTGATTTCCATCTTCTCTCCCGATCTCCTCTTCCGACAACTCATACTTTCATAATGTGATTTTATTTTCCAATGATCTCCTCTTCTGTTAGACCCTCCTCACACGATTTTCTCAAGTAAGCTTCTCTGCTCTCTCCTCTCACACCCCCTATAGGC
Coding sequences:
- the LOC122048408 gene encoding pinin-like, whose protein sequence is MDASTEGNPRRSSSASSSALEFQFWAASESPPQLLTADELFADGILLPLHTLSLRPTPHPDPDVPPVSQSEPEPEPASDPPPPPPDADITASISCSPTSGSKRWKDIFRIGEKKPGEEKDRRKERRAGAAAAAAELNIHIWPFSRSRSAGSAAAGGVRPRTSISGRRVSSAPCSRSNSRGESSKPHASTAVGGRRWASSPGRPSGGVPVGRSSPVWQIRRAEHRKRDKGTFSGRRATAGADTRVLHLSVNTCIGYRGSQRGCRGDDKDGMSARERTAGESSRTLFSLKALFSKKVN